The following proteins come from a genomic window of Actinopolyspora saharensis:
- a CDS encoding VOC family protein: MITTDFVVGSPCWIDIAAADVSAAVEFYRSVFDWEYEQLDDQGEYGYFRLGGRKVAGIGSLTEEDARSAWMIYFRTDDVDETSQTVRQLGGTVRREPFEDDQARMAQFSDPLGAQFAVWQPKGAQGVEKTDEPGALNWIELYTTHVAAAKEFYVNLFGWQMEDMPLPSGSSTYSLITPSGGSQERMIGGMMQLAPEHLALTGGLPYWHPVFAVQDCDATMSRVVSSGGSVQMGPENAAGVGRMAVCLDLTRSDFVVLESAAE, translated from the coding sequence ATGATCACCACTGATTTCGTCGTCGGTTCCCCGTGCTGGATCGACATCGCCGCCGCGGACGTGTCAGCGGCCGTCGAGTTCTACCGCTCGGTGTTCGACTGGGAGTACGAACAGTTGGATGACCAGGGGGAGTACGGTTACTTCCGGCTCGGGGGCAGGAAGGTCGCCGGGATCGGCAGCCTCACCGAGGAGGACGCCCGTTCGGCGTGGATGATCTACTTCAGGACCGACGACGTCGACGAGACGAGCCAAACCGTCCGCCAGCTGGGTGGGACCGTGCGTCGTGAACCGTTCGAGGACGATCAGGCCCGGATGGCCCAGTTCAGCGATCCGCTGGGGGCCCAGTTCGCCGTGTGGCAGCCGAAGGGGGCCCAGGGAGTGGAGAAGACGGACGAGCCCGGAGCGTTGAACTGGATCGAGCTCTACACGACCCACGTGGCCGCGGCCAAGGAGTTCTACGTCAACCTGTTCGGCTGGCAGATGGAGGACATGCCCCTGCCCAGCGGGTCGAGCACCTATTCGCTGATCACCCCGAGCGGGGGCTCCCAGGAGCGCATGATCGGGGGGATGATGCAGCTCGCTCCGGAGCATCTGGCGCTGACCGGTGGGCTGCCCTACTGGCACCCGGTGTTCGCGGTGCAGGACTGCGACGCGACCATGTCGCGGGTCGTCTCGAGCGGGGGCAGTGTGCAGATGGGGCCGGAGAACGCGGCGGGCGTGGGGCGGATGGCCGTCTGCCTGGATCTCACCCGGAGCGATTTCGTCGTGCTGGAGTCCGCGGCCGAGTGA